One Pyrus communis chromosome 4, drPyrComm1.1, whole genome shotgun sequence genomic region harbors:
- the LOC137733006 gene encoding putative clathrin assembly protein At1g25240, whose protein sequence is MKLWKKAAGLIKDRNSIWVAVISRRTSLRNPDLEAIIIKATSHDETTVDYKNFHRVYQWVRTSPLYLKPLLYALSTRMEKTRSWVVALKGLMLMHGIFCCKIPSVQKIGRLPFDLSNFCDKHSKPSKTWAYDAFVRAYFKYLDQRSAFLSTLVKKKNRKSDQEEPPLLEELGRLQKWQSLLDMLLEIKPEAISPHRTNNHTYNNNKVYLISEAMICLLTEIFDVYSRVCKGIAGALLRIYASPGKQEAQMALGVVQKAAVQGEELSVYLEYCMDMGILSTADCPKVEQIPEEDIRDLERIINQGSKMEESFVECDRMAAAQKEEDNKAIVAIQKPTSKKSKTIITDKWEVFEEDLISWVSADTSGFSDVSGYSYNTTTNSAIGVGVQGQYRNPFAPSSKNIIPYHHPVHAAHNHQVLPDLISF, encoded by the coding sequence CACGACGAGACCACCGTCGATTATAAGAATTTCCACAGGGTGTACCAATGGGTCCGAACCTCTCCGCTCTACCTCAAGCCCCTCCTTTACGCCCTATCCACGCGCATGGAGAAAACTCGCTCTTGGGTCGTCGCCCTCAAAGGCCTAATGCTCATGCACGGCATTTTCTGCTGCAAAATCCCCTCCGTCCAAAAGATCGGGCGTCTGCCGTTCGACCTCTCCAACTTCTGCGACAAACATTCTAAGCCCAGCAAAACGTGGGCCTACGACGCGTTTGTTCGCGCGTATTTTAAGTACTTGGACCAGAGATCCGCGTTTTTGAGCACGttggtgaagaagaagaacagaaaATCCGATCAGGAGGAGCCGCCTCTCCTGGAGGAGCTCGGGCGGTTGCAAAAGTGGCAGTCGTTGCTTGATATGCTCCTCGAGATCAAGCCCGAAGCGATCAGTCCGCATCGCACTAATAATCACACATACAATAACAACAAGGTTTATCTTATTTCCGAAGCAATGATATGTTTACTGACGGAGATCTTCGACGTGTACAGCAGAGTCTGCAAAGGGATTGCCGGAGCGCTGTTGAGGATTTACGCATCGCCAGGCAAACAGGAGGCGCAGATGGCGCTCGGGGTTGTTCAGAAGGCGGCGGTTCAAGGGGAGGAGCTCTCTGTATACCTCGAATACTGTATGGATATGGGCATCCTCAGCACGGCGGATTGTCCTAAAGTCGAACAGATTCCGGAAGAGGACATCAGAGACCTGGAACGGATAATCAACCAAGGGTCGAAAATGGAGGAAAGCTTCGTGGAATGCGATCGGATGGCAGCGGCTCAGAAAGAGGAGGACAATAAGGCGATCGTGGCCATACAGAAACCGACGTCGAAGAAATCCAAGACGATAATTACGGACAAATGGGAGGTGTTTGAAGAGGATTTAATCAGCTGGGTGAGCGCAGATACATCAGGTTTCTCGGATGTGAGCGGATACAGCTACAATACTACGACCAATAGTGCTATCGGGGTCGGGGTACAAGGACAATATAGAAACCCCTTTGCGCCGTCGTCTAAAAATATAATACCGTATCATCATCCTGTACATGCTGCACATAACCACCAAGTTCTTCCAGATTTGATTAGTTTCTGA